Proteins co-encoded in one Macrobrachium rosenbergii isolate ZJJX-2024 chromosome 54, ASM4041242v1, whole genome shotgun sequence genomic window:
- the LOC136834780 gene encoding uncharacterized protein isoform X1 codes for MKADGKIDRRRESVSNMDLMLQNCQGAECTLNQPMGWSPQDQPFRCHSKCLNQLAEFTSRYQLKNGGRHFDQTREFSHKSRGIIPCSSLADVASSQQKELKNDAFSSWHSRSTSDPWRNGRIRFRCHGN; via the exons ATGAAAGCGGATGGGAAGATAGATCGCCGTCGGGAATCCGTTTCAAATATGGATCTGATGCTACAAAATTGTCAGG GTGCAGAGTGCACATTAAATCAACCCATGGGTTGGTCTCCGCAAGACCAGCCCTTTCGCTGTCACTCCAAATGCCTTAATCAGTTGGCTGAATTCACTTCGAGGTACCAATTGAAGAATGGTGGGCGCCATTTCGATCAAACTCGTGAGTTCTCCCACAAGAGCAGGGGCATCATCCCCTGCTCTTCCTTGGCAGACGTAGCAAG CAGCCAGCAGAAGGAGCTCAAGAATGACGCATTCAGTAGCTGGCACAGCCGCAGCACCAGCGATCCTTGGCGAAACGGACGCATCAGGTTCCGTTGTCACGGAAACTAA
- the LOC136834779 gene encoding uncharacterized protein isoform X1 yields MKIYCRRESVGKMDRVLQTLHAADVTLSHSSRPPPQDKYSNHLGGIAPSYQLKIGGRHFDLTREFSHKGRDTILCSSLAGVASSQQQELKNDAFSNWYSRSTSDPWRNGRIRFRCHGN; encoded by the exons ATGAAGATATACTGTCGTCGGGAATCCGTTGGCAAGATGGATCGGGTGCTACAAACCTTGCATG CGGCAGATGTTACGTTAAGTCACAGCAGCAGACCGCCTCCACAGGACAAATACTCCAACCATTTGGGTGGGATTGCTCCGAGTTACCAATTGAAGATTGGTGGGCGCCATTTCGATTTAACTCGTGAGTTCTCCCACAAGGGCAGAGATACCATCCTCTGCTCTTCCTTGGCAGGCGTAGCAAG cAGCCAGCAACAGGAGCTCAAGAATGACGCATTCAGTAACTGGTACAGCCGCAGCACCAGCGATCCTTGGCGAAACGGACGCATCAGGTTCCGTTGTCACGGAAACTAA
- the LOC136834780 gene encoding uncharacterized protein isoform X2 yields MKADGKIDRRRESVSNMDLMLQNCQGAECTLNQPMGWSPQDQPFRCHSKCLNQLAEFTSRYQLKNGGRHFDQTREFSHKSRGIIPCSSLADVASQQKELKNDAFSSWHSRSTSDPWRNGRIRFRCHGN; encoded by the exons ATGAAAGCGGATGGGAAGATAGATCGCCGTCGGGAATCCGTTTCAAATATGGATCTGATGCTACAAAATTGTCAGG GTGCAGAGTGCACATTAAATCAACCCATGGGTTGGTCTCCGCAAGACCAGCCCTTTCGCTGTCACTCCAAATGCCTTAATCAGTTGGCTGAATTCACTTCGAGGTACCAATTGAAGAATGGTGGGCGCCATTTCGATCAAACTCGTGAGTTCTCCCACAAGAGCAGGGGCATCATCCCCTGCTCTTCCTTGGCAGACGTAGCAAG CCAGCAGAAGGAGCTCAAGAATGACGCATTCAGTAGCTGGCACAGCCGCAGCACCAGCGATCCTTGGCGAAACGGACGCATCAGGTTCCGTTGTCACGGAAACTAA
- the LOC136834779 gene encoding uncharacterized protein isoform X2: protein MKIYCRRESVGKMDRVLQTLHAADVTLSHSSRPPPQDKYSNHLGGIAPSYQLKIGGRHFDLTREFSHKGRDTILCSSLAGVASQQQELKNDAFSNWYSRSTSDPWRNGRIRFRCHGN, encoded by the exons ATGAAGATATACTGTCGTCGGGAATCCGTTGGCAAGATGGATCGGGTGCTACAAACCTTGCATG CGGCAGATGTTACGTTAAGTCACAGCAGCAGACCGCCTCCACAGGACAAATACTCCAACCATTTGGGTGGGATTGCTCCGAGTTACCAATTGAAGATTGGTGGGCGCCATTTCGATTTAACTCGTGAGTTCTCCCACAAGGGCAGAGATACCATCCTCTGCTCTTCCTTGGCAGGCGTAGCAAG CCAGCAACAGGAGCTCAAGAATGACGCATTCAGTAACTGGTACAGCCGCAGCACCAGCGATCCTTGGCGAAACGGACGCATCAGGTTCCGTTGTCACGGAAACTAA
- the LOC136834517 gene encoding uncharacterized protein: MPQVGQWGMVSKQEDLGLLSFWDLDGSIIQGTSNPSQQLYIFNVNLTDLKNQPKDLKNESSSSWNTPNIITIILSGMDPSGSVATSCGTPASKQTSTMRRWLAGVCGADDYF, from the exons ATGCCCCAAGTGGGACAGTGGGGCATGGTGTCCAAACAAGAGGATTTGGGGCTACTGTCATTCTGGG ATTTGGACGGTTCAATTATACAGGGAACCAGTAACCCAAGTCAACAGTTATACATCTTCAATGTAAACTTGACAGACTTAAAAAA CCAACCAAAGGATCTCAAGAATGAATCATCCAGTAGCTGGAATACCCCgaatatcatcaccatcatcctcAGCGGGATGGACCCTTCGGGTTCCGTTGCAACGTCCTGCGGAACACCAGCCTCGAAGCAGACATCCACGATGCGACGTTGGTTAGCTGGCGTGTGTGGGGCAGACGATTACTTCTGA